Genomic window (Arthrobacter sp. StoSoilA2):
CCCTGGGTAAAACCCCGGGGCTCATCGGAACAATCGAAATCCTGGCCGGGGGAGATCCCATTCCGAGCTTGTTGACGACGCCGGAATCCACCGACGTCCATGCACTGCTTGCCTTGATGCGGGAACGTGGGCTGGAGGCGGCCTCCATGGAGGTGTCCTCCCACGCCGTTGCTTATCACCGCGTGGATGGCGTGATGTTCGACGTCGCCGGGTTCACGAACCTCACCCAGGACCACCTGGACCTGCACGGCAGCATGGACGAGTATTTCCGCACCAAAGCTGAGCTGTTCACCCCGGGACGGGCACGCCAGGCAGTGGTGATGGTGGACGACGAATGGGGCCGCAACCTGGCGCGAACAGCGGACATTCCGGTAACCACACTCACTGCCACGACGGGAGGCAGCCCTGCCGATTGGTCCGTTGCCTCAACCACGGCCCGTGGACTCGGCACCGATTTTGAACTGCGGCACACGGACGGCCGTGTCCTGAGCGTACACACTGGCTTGCCGGGTGACTTCAACGTGGCGAACGCGGCCCTGGCCACGATCATGGTCCTTTCATCAGGCGTCGATGCAGAGACCCTCCAGGGCGCACTCGACGCCCACGATCCCTTTACCGTGGCCGTTCCCGGACGAATGCAGCTCATCTCCACCGCGCCGGCCTCCGTGGTGGACTTTGCCCACAACCCGGATGCCCTGGCCCGCGCGCTTCAGGCTGTGCGGTCCCGCGAAGAAGGCTCCCGTGTGATCGTGGTGTTCGGGGCTACCGGGCAACGGGACCAAAGCAAGCGTCCTACGATGGGCGCCATCGCCGCACGCTTGGCAGACATTGTCATCGTCAGCGACGACGACCCCCACGACGAGGATGCAGCAGCTATCCGTTCAGAGGTGCTGGCAGGTGCCTATGCTGCCCGTGAGGCCGGCAACCTGACCAGTGAAATCATCGAAACCTCGCCGCGGGATGCCGCCATCAGACGTGCAGTGGAGTTGGCCACCCCGAAGGACACCATCCTCATCGCAGGTCGCGGCCACGAGGTATGGCAAGAGGTCAAGGGAGTCAACCTCGCCCTTGACGACAGAGTGGAATTGCGGGCCGCCTTGACATCCAGGGGATTCAGCGTTTCAACGGACCAGCGGATAGAGTCCTAAACCGAGATGATTGCACTTACTGCGGCGGAGATCGCCCACATCACCCATGGCCGTTTAACCGGAGACGGGGACATCGCGCCCACTTCCGTCGTCACTGATTCCCGGGAAGCTACACCTGGTTCGCTCTACGTGGCGAAGCCCGGCGAACACGCGGACGGTCATGACTTCGTCGACGCTGCCTTCGAGCGGGGTGCCGTCCTGGTGCTGGCCGAACGCGAGGTCACCGATGTCGACGGCAAGCCGTATCCCGCCGTCGTCGTCGATGACGCCGTGCTCGCCATGGGAGCCCTTGCTGCCGAAGCAATCCGCCGCATCCGCTCCGCCAGGGAACAGCGCGGCGAGGAATTTACGGTCATCGGCATTACCGGGTCCGCCGGCAAAACCACCACCAAGGACTTACTCGCCGGCGTGTTGTCCCAAGCCGGGCCCACGGTGGCTCCGCGCGGCTCATACAACGGTGAGGTCGGCGTCCCGTTGACGGTCTTTGCTGCCGATACGGACACTCGCTTCCTCGTCATTGAGATGGGAGCCACCGGCATCGGGCACATCAAGTACCTCGCTGGGATGGTGCAGCCCGATATTGGTGTGGTGCTGGTGGTCGGCACCGCGCACGCCGGGGAATTCGGCGGTGTGGAAAACATCGCCACGGCCAAGGGCGAACTCGTTGAAGGGCTCAGTGAGCACGGTACGGCTGTCCTGAACCTGGACGATGGCCGGGTTTCCGCCATGAAGAGCCGCACCACGGCGAAAGTCCTGGGCTTTAGCGCCTCTCCAGCGACGAACGAAGACGTGGAAGCGCGCAACGTTGTGGTCAACGCAGAGGGCCACCCCGAGTTTGATCTTGTACTGCCCGACGGCGGCCCTTCCGTTCGCGTCCGCAGCCGCCTGATCGGCGGCCATCACGTGACGAACCTGCTGGCTGCCGCTGCTGCGGCATTTGCCGCGGGCATCCCGGCGGCCGACATTGCTTCCTCGCTTAGTTCCCAGTCCGCCGCCAGCCGCTGGCGCATGGAACGAACCGAACGCCCTGACGGTGTCACCATCATCAACGACGCATACAACGCCAATCCTGAGTCGATGCGGGCAGCACTGCGCACACTCGCTGATCTTGGACAGGGCAGACGGACCTGGGCCGTGCTTGGGGCCATGCTGGAGCTGGGCGAGGATTCCATCCGCGAGCACACCGCCGTGGGAACACAGGTGGTGCGCTTGAACATCTCCAGGCTCGTGGTGGTGGGACGCGAAGCGCGGGCCCTTTACATATCGGCTATCCAGGAAGGTTCGTGGGGGGACGAATGTTCGTTCACGGAGACTGCCGAAGAAGCTTACGAACTCCTGCAACGGGAGCTGCAACCCGGGGACCTGGTTTTGTTCAAGTCCTCCAATGGGGTGGGGCTGAGGCATTTGGGTGATCGGATAGCATTACCCCCACGGGCCGAGTCCACCGGGGAAAGCGCGGCTGAAGATGCCGCAAGCGAAGGGAACGAGCTGCTGTGATTGCACTTTTGATCGGCGCCGGCGTCGCCCTTCTGGTGGCCCTGATAGGGACGCCCCTGTTCATCAGATTCCTGGTGGCAAAGAGCTATGGCCAGTTCATCCGCGACGACGGCCCAACCTCGCACCACACCAAGCGAGGCACGCCCACCATGGGCGGGACCGTGGTTGTTGCGGCGGTCCTGATCAGCTACTTCGTGACCCACTTGATCATGTGGATGATGAATCCACGGTCCGAGGGGCCCTCCGCGTCCGGGCTGCTTCTGCTGTTCCTGATGGTAGGAATGGGCTTCGTTGGGTTCCTGGATGACTACATCAAAATTTCCAACAAGCGCAGTTTGGGCCTGAACGCCCGTGCCAAGCTGATCCTGCAAGCCGCCGTTGGCATCATTTTTGCCGTTCTCGTGCTGCAGTTTCCCAACGAGGACGGACTCCGTCCGGCTTCCACGCAAATTTCCCTCGTCCGTGACATCCCCTGGCTGGATCTCGCCTTTGGCGGGACCATCCTGGGCGCAATTCTCTTTGTCATTTGGTCCAACCTCATTATCACTGCGGCTACGAATGGCGTGAACCTGACAGACGGCCTGGATGGCCTCGCGTCGGGAGCATCCATCATGGTGTTCGGCGCCTACACGATCATGGGGATCTGGCAGAACAACCAGGCCTGTGGTTCGCCCCGTGAGGCGGGCAGCGGTTGTTACCAAGTACGCGACCCCATGGACCTGGCGCTCCTGGCGGCAATCCTGAGCGCCGCTTTGGTGGGCTTCCTCTGGTGGAACACATCACCGGCCAAGATCTTCATGGGTGACACTGGTTCCCTGGCAATCGGAGGCGCTGTTGCCGCCTTCGCAATCCTCTCCCGCACAGAACTTTTGCTGGCCTTCATCGGTGGTTTGTTCGTCCTGATCACCCTTTCCGTCATCATCCAGGTTGGCTTCTTCAAGCTGTCGGGTGGTAAACGCGTCTTCAAGATGGCCCCACTGCAACATCACTTCGAACTGAAGGGTTGGGCAGAGGTCACGGTTGTTGTCCGCTTCTGGATTCTTGCCGGGCTCTTCGTGGCCGCAGGCCTTGGAATCTTCTACGCTGAATGGGTGGTGCTGCTGTGAACGCAAACCAGGAGAGCTCGCAGTCGGCCAACGACCGCCTCAAGGATCTCACCAGCTGGGATGCTGATTGGCGTGGCTTGCGGGTGGTGGTGACAGGAATCGGCGTGTCCGGCTTTGCTGCTGCAGATACCCTCATCGAACTTGGCGCAAAAGTTGTGGTGGTGGATGCCTCGACCACGGCGAAAGCAGAGGCGCAGGCCGACACCCTGAAAATCGTGGGTGCGGTGGATGTACTGCTGGGCGAAGAGGCCGTCAAGGTCCTTCCCCTCATCGACGGCAACAAGCCGGAGCTCATTGTGACCTCGCCGGGATGGCGCCCGGACCAAGCCCTGCTGGCCGCCGCGAAACGCAAGCATATTCCCGTGTGGGGCGACGTCGAATTGGCGTGGCGCGTCCGCGAACGGGCTGGCCGGAAGACCGCTGATTGGCTCACCATCACCGGCACCAACGGCAAGACCACCACGGTTGGGATGACAGAGTCCATGCTGCAGGCGGCCGGACTCAAAGCCATTGCGGTGGGCAACGTAGGCACGCCCATCCTTGACGCGCTCAGGGATCCGGTGGAGTACGACGCTTTTGCGGTGGAACTCTCAAGCTTCCAGTTGCATTGGAGCCATTCGCTGTCACCGGTGGCCAGCGTATGCCTGAACGTCGCCGAAGACCACGTGGACTGGCATGGCTCCTATGCGTCGTACCTTGCAGACAAAGCGAAGGTCTACGAGAACACGCAGAAGGCTGCCATCTACAACGCCGATCAAATTGAAACCGAGCGCATGGTGGAGAACGCGGACGTCGTGGAAGGCTGCCGCGCGGTCGGATTCACCACGGACACGCCTGGCATCAGCATGCTGGGCGTCGTGAATGGATTGTTGGTTGACCGCGCGTTTATCGAAGAGCGGAAAAACTCAGCCGCCGAACTCGCGTCCATCTCCGATCTTGGGCCAGTGGCACCGCGCCATATGGTGGCCAATGCCCTGGCCGCAGCTGCCCTCGTCCGTGCTTACGGGGTTGAGCCTGCCGCCGTGAAGCAAGGCTTGGTCAACTATCTGCCCGGTGCACACCGTATCCAGCTCGTAGCCAAACACGACGCCGTGCTGTGGATCAATGATTCAAAGGCCACCAACCCACACGCTGCCTCGGCCGCTCTTTCGGCTTTCCACAATGTGGTGTGGATCGCAGGGGGACTCTCCAAGGGCGTCAATTACGATGACCTCGTCAAGGAGCACGCTCCCCGTTTGAAGTCGGTTGTGCTCATCGGCACTGACACGGAGGCCTTGGAAGCGTCGCTCCAGCGACACGCACCGGATGTCCCCGTGATAGCCCAGCCCAAGGGCGACACTGAAAGTGTGCAGACCGCAGACGGTAACGCCTCCTCGCCGATTTTTGGTGAGACCATCATGGCCCAGGCTGTGAGGGCAGCGGCCAGCGTGGCGGAGCCAGGTGACACCGTGCTCATGGCTCCGGCGGCTGCATCCATGGATCAGTTCTCTTCCTACGCTCACCGTGGCGACGCTTTCGTCCAGGCAGTACGCGAGCTCGTGGAAGGGCAGGCAAAGACCACCGAGGAGTAACAATGGTCAGCACGCCCACCCGCAGCCGCGGCAAGGTTTCCGGGGATGTCGGAGCCCAGGCTCCGTCGGCTGCCCGCAGGAAGCCCGCCCGGCTTCGGGGCCACGTTCGCTCCTTCTGGGAAGGCCTGGAGGGCAAGAGCAAAGCTCCCAACAGCTCCACGTATTACCTCATTCTTGGATGCGCCCTGGCCCTGACCGCCATCGGTGTGATGATGGTGCTCTCCGCATCCAGTGTGGAAGCGATCTCCGAAGGCAAGTCGCCCTACGCCGATGCATTGAAGCAGGCGATGTTTGGCGTCGTCGGACTGGTGGCGATGTACCTGATCTCGCGGACCAACGTCAGCTGGATGAAAAGGCTGTCGTGGTGGGGCCTCGGTGCCGTTGTGGTCCTGCTGATACTTGTCCAGGTTTTCGGTCGCAGCACCCTGGGCAACCAGAACTGGATCGACATCGGCGGCATCAGCATCCAGCCCTCGGAAGTTTCGAAGCTGGTCCTTTGCGTTTGGATCGCTGCGGTCCTGGCACGCAAGGAGAAATACCTGCACCGCTGGATGCACGTGATCATACCGGTGGTCCCAGGGGCCGGCCTGGTCCTTGGGCTGATCCTCGTGGGCAATGACCTGGGCACCGCGATCGTTGTCATGGCCATCGTCGCCGCAGGGTTGTACTTTGCCGGGGTTCCCACAAAGATGCTGGCAATTGCCGGCGTCGCCGGAGCCATTGGTGCTACAGCCATGACAATCATCAGTCCCAACCGGATCTGCCGGGTGACGGCCTGGCTGGGCATGGCAGGGGATTCCTGCACCGCAGATTCCGACTTCACCTACCAGTCCACCAATGGCATGTACGGATTGGCCCAGGGCAGTTGG
Coding sequences:
- a CDS encoding UDP-N-acetylmuramoyl-L-alanyl-D-glutamate--2,6-diaminopimelate ligase, producing MSEHKEAAFHAETPETGTSGFRPASVAAVPLSTIAEALGVAVPADGGTRGVTGISLNSRAVEPGDLYMALPGASRHGADFVPQAVDAGAVAVVTDDAGARQLALAGEQPVPVLIVEEPRTVVGRLAALIYRSQPDDGGFPTLFGVTGTNGKTTTTYFINSLLRALGKTPGLIGTIEILAGGDPIPSLLTTPESTDVHALLALMRERGLEAASMEVSSHAVAYHRVDGVMFDVAGFTNLTQDHLDLHGSMDEYFRTKAELFTPGRARQAVVMVDDEWGRNLARTADIPVTTLTATTGGSPADWSVASTTARGLGTDFELRHTDGRVLSVHTGLPGDFNVANAALATIMVLSSGVDAETLQGALDAHDPFTVAVPGRMQLISTAPASVVDFAHNPDALARALQAVRSREEGSRVIVVFGATGQRDQSKRPTMGAIAARLADIVIVSDDDPHDEDAAAIRSEVLAGAYAAREAGNLTSEIIETSPRDAAIRRAVELATPKDTILIAGRGHEVWQEVKGVNLALDDRVELRAALTSRGFSVSTDQRIES
- the mraY gene encoding phospho-N-acetylmuramoyl-pentapeptide-transferase, coding for MIALLIGAGVALLVALIGTPLFIRFLVAKSYGQFIRDDGPTSHHTKRGTPTMGGTVVVAAVLISYFVTHLIMWMMNPRSEGPSASGLLLLFLMVGMGFVGFLDDYIKISNKRSLGLNARAKLILQAAVGIIFAVLVLQFPNEDGLRPASTQISLVRDIPWLDLAFGGTILGAILFVIWSNLIITAATNGVNLTDGLDGLASGASIMVFGAYTIMGIWQNNQACGSPREAGSGCYQVRDPMDLALLAAILSAALVGFLWWNTSPAKIFMGDTGSLAIGGAVAAFAILSRTELLLAFIGGLFVLITLSVIIQVGFFKLSGGKRVFKMAPLQHHFELKGWAEVTVVVRFWILAGLFVAAGLGIFYAEWVVLL
- the murD gene encoding UDP-N-acetylmuramoyl-L-alanine--D-glutamate ligase, giving the protein MGGAAVNANQESSQSANDRLKDLTSWDADWRGLRVVVTGIGVSGFAAADTLIELGAKVVVVDASTTAKAEAQADTLKIVGAVDVLLGEEAVKVLPLIDGNKPELIVTSPGWRPDQALLAAAKRKHIPVWGDVELAWRVRERAGRKTADWLTITGTNGKTTTVGMTESMLQAAGLKAIAVGNVGTPILDALRDPVEYDAFAVELSSFQLHWSHSLSPVASVCLNVAEDHVDWHGSYASYLADKAKVYENTQKAAIYNADQIETERMVENADVVEGCRAVGFTTDTPGISMLGVVNGLLVDRAFIEERKNSAAELASISDLGPVAPRHMVANALAAAALVRAYGVEPAAVKQGLVNYLPGAHRIQLVAKHDAVLWINDSKATNPHAASAALSAFHNVVWIAGGLSKGVNYDDLVKEHAPRLKSVVLIGTDTEALEASLQRHAPDVPVIAQPKGDTESVQTADGNASSPIFGETIMAQAVRAAASVAEPGDTVLMAPAAASMDQFSSYAHRGDAFVQAVRELVEGQAKTTEE
- the ftsW gene encoding putative lipid II flippase FtsW, giving the protein MVSTPTRSRGKVSGDVGAQAPSAARRKPARLRGHVRSFWEGLEGKSKAPNSSTYYLILGCALALTAIGVMMVLSASSVEAISEGKSPYADALKQAMFGVVGLVAMYLISRTNVSWMKRLSWWGLGAVVVLLILVQVFGRSTLGNQNWIDIGGISIQPSEVSKLVLCVWIAAVLARKEKYLHRWMHVIIPVVPGAGLVLGLILVGNDLGTAIVVMAIVAAGLYFAGVPTKMLAIAGVAGAIGATAMTIISPNRICRVTAWLGMAGDSCTADSDFTYQSTNGMYGLAQGSWTGLGLGQSRQKYNWLPEAHNDFIFAIIGEELGLVGTLVVLVLFAILGIAIFRVVVRQTDPFQRTLAGGIMVWLLGQASMNMAVVTQLLPVIGVPLPFISAGGSALVMSLCGVGVVLSLARGQLPPQQRPRLLPRRLSKTARKRK
- the murF gene encoding UDP-N-acetylmuramoyl-tripeptide--D-alanyl-D-alanine ligase, which produces MIALTAAEIAHITHGRLTGDGDIAPTSVVTDSREATPGSLYVAKPGEHADGHDFVDAAFERGAVLVLAEREVTDVDGKPYPAVVVDDAVLAMGALAAEAIRRIRSAREQRGEEFTVIGITGSAGKTTTKDLLAGVLSQAGPTVAPRGSYNGEVGVPLTVFAADTDTRFLVIEMGATGIGHIKYLAGMVQPDIGVVLVVGTAHAGEFGGVENIATAKGELVEGLSEHGTAVLNLDDGRVSAMKSRTTAKVLGFSASPATNEDVEARNVVVNAEGHPEFDLVLPDGGPSVRVRSRLIGGHHVTNLLAAAAAAFAAGIPAADIASSLSSQSAASRWRMERTERPDGVTIINDAYNANPESMRAALRTLADLGQGRRTWAVLGAMLELGEDSIREHTAVGTQVVRLNISRLVVVGREARALYISAIQEGSWGDECSFTETAEEAYELLQRELQPGDLVLFKSSNGVGLRHLGDRIALPPRAESTGESAAEDAASEGNELL